Proteins from a single region of Sesamum indicum cultivar Zhongzhi No. 13 linkage group LG5, S_indicum_v1.0, whole genome shotgun sequence:
- the LOC105162212 gene encoding oligopeptide transporter 4-like, whose protein sequence is MASFEIDTERGSSALTRNPTADRTLKEEPAVDDEEEVSPVEQVRLTVPNEDDPTLPVWTFRMWFLGLFSCMLLSFLNTFFSYRSEPLIITMISVQVATLPIGRFMANVLPTTKFRLPGFGSREFSLNPGPFNMKEHVLISIFANAGSAFGGGSAYAVGIVDIIKAFYKRNISFLASWILVITTQVLGYGWAGILRKYVVEPAEMWWPSSLVQVSLFRALHERDSGKHSRARFFLIALACSFLWYIVPGYLFSTLSNLSLLCLIFPKSVTAQQIGSGMRGLGIASLTFDWSVVASFLGSPLITPFFAIVNVFVGYFAVVYVMIPIAYWGLDVYHAKTFPIFSSHLFTRNGQIYNVSAIVNDKFEIDLPAYEQQGRINLSIFFALSYGLNFAAVMATLTHVIMFNGREIYQRYRASHKGKPDIHTRLMKKYRDIPSWWFHAMLLLSLVVSLGLCIFMKDQVQLPWWGLLFSAGLALIFTLPISIITATTNQTPGLNVITEYIIGIIYPGRPIANVCFKTYGYISMSQAVSFLNDFKLGHYMKVPPRSMFIVQLVGTIVAGTINIGIAWYLLTTVNNICQDELLPPNSPWMCPNDRVFFDASVIWGLVGPKRIFGDLGNYSALNWCFLGGAVAPVFVWLLHKAFPSKTWIKLINLPVLLGATAAMPPATTLNFNSWILVGTIFNLFVFRYRKRWWQRYNYVLSAALDAGLAFMGVVLYFCLGVENVSISWWGSNGEYCDLASCPTAKGVAVDGCPVH, encoded by the exons ATGGCTTCCTTCGAAATAGACACGGAAAGAGGCTCCTCAGCGCTGACAAGAAACCCTACAGCAGACAGAACCCTAAAAGAAGAACCTGCTgttgatgatgaagaagaagtcTCCCCGGTAGAACAAGTCAGACTGACAGTGCCTAACGAAGATGATCCGACACTCCCTGTTTGGACATTTCGTATGTGGTTTCTGGGGTTGTTTTCCTGCATGCTTCTCTCCTTTCTCAACACGTTCTTCAGTTACAGGTCGGAGCCACTCATAATAACCATGATATCGGTGCAAGTGGCGACGCTGCCCATCGGCCGTTTCATGGCCAACGTGCTGCCCACCACCAAGTTCCGGCTGCCCGGATTCGGGTCGAGGGAGTTTTCGCTCAATCCTGGGCCGTTTAACATGAAGGAGCATGTGTTGATCTCCATATTTGCTAATGCGGGTTCCGCTTTTGGTGGTGGCTCTGCCTATGCAGTTGGGATTGTTGATATCATCAAGGCGTTTTATAAGAGGAATATCTCGTTTTTAGCTAGTTGGATTCTTGTTATCACTACTCAG GTTCTGGGATATGGATGGGCTGGAATTCTGAGGAAGTATGTTGTGGAGCCTGCAGAAATGTGGTGGCCAAGTAGTCTTGTCCAAGTTTCACTCTTCAG GGCCCTTCATGAGAGGGACAGCGGTAAACACTCGAGGGCTAGATTCTTTCTAATTGCTCTAGCCTGCAGCTTCTTGTGGTACATCGTCCCCGGCTACCTCTTCAGCACCTTATCAAACCTTTCTTTGCTCTGCTTGATATTTCCAAAGTCGGTAACAGCCCAACAAATTGGCTCTGGTATGCGAGGGCTTGGTATTGCTTCTCTAACCTTTGACTGGTCCGTTGTGGCATCGTTTCTCGGAAGCCCTCTCATTACTCCATTCTTTGCCATAGTTAACGTTTTCGTCGGATACTTTGCTGTTGTGTATGTCATGATTCCGATCGCATACTGGGGACTGGACGTCTACCATGCGAAAACGTTTCCCATATTCTCCTCGCATTTATTCACCCGTAACGGGCAGATATATAATGTATCGGCTATTGTGAACGACAAGTTTGAGATCGACTTGCCCGCCTACGAGCAACAGGGGCGCATAAACTTGAGCATCTTCTTCGCTCTGTCGTATGGCCTTAATTTTGCAGCGGTGATGGCCACTCTCACTCATGTGATTATGTTTAATGGAAG GGAAATTTACCAACGGTATCGAGCTTCACACAAAGGAAAGCCAGACATTCACACACGACTGATGAAGAAGTACAGAGACATCCCAAGTTGGTGGTTTCATGCGATGCTTTTGCTGTCCTTGGTCGTGTCGCTTGGGCTCTGTATCTTCATGAAAGACCAAGTTCAACTGCCTTGGTGGGGACTCCTTTTTTCTGCAGGTCTTGCATTGATCTTTACGCTCCCCATAAGCATAATAACAGCGACTACGAATCAG ACGCCGGGCCTTAACGTTATCACAGAATACATCATTGGTATTATATATCCGGGAAGACCGATTGCCAACGTCTGCTTCAAAACCTATGGCTACATCAGCATGAGCCAAGCAGTCTCCTTTCTCAATGATTTTAAGCTAGGCCATTATATGAAAGTTCCGCCAAGATCAATGTTCATAGTTCAG CTGGTGGGCACCATCGTCGCGGGGACGATCAACATTGGCATTGCATGGTATCTACTAACGACCGTCAACAACATATGCCAGGACGAGTTACTTCCTCCTAACAGTCCGTGGATGTGCCCGAATGACCGCGTGTTCTTTGACGCATCCGTGATCTGGGGTTTAGTCGGACCAAAGCGAATCTTTGGAGACCTAGGGAACTACAGTGCACTCAACTGGTGCTTTCTCGGGGGTGCTGTGGCGCCGGTATTCGTGTGGCTTCTGCACAAGGCGTTCCCCAGCAAGACGTGGATAAAGCTGATAAATTTGCCTGTGCTTCTGGGGGCGACAGCAGCAATGCCGCCGGCAACAACTCTTAACTTCAACAGCTGGATACTGGTTGGAACGATCTTCAACTTGTTTGTTTTCCGGTACCGGAAGAGGTGGTGGCAAAGGTACAATTACGTGCTCTCGGCAGCATTGGATGCAGGGCTGGCTTTTATGGGGGTGGTTTTGTATTTCTGCCTGGGTGTTGAGAATGTGAGCATTTCGTGGTGGGGTTCTAATGGAGAGTACTGTGACTTGGCTTCATGTCCCACTGCTAAAGGTGTAGCTGTTGATGGTTGTCCTGTGCACTAA